From the Candidatus Neomarinimicrobiota bacterium genome, one window contains:
- a CDS encoding DUF4159 domain-containing protein, which yields MKRFLTISLAYLLYFNLSAVIVNGSKPGLFTIARLQYGGGGDWYSDPSSLPNLLRFIDANTTLRTDFREVRVKVENENLFRYPVLYMTGHGNIRFTKSESARLRDYLTSGGFLFADDNYGMDRSFRREIKKIFPDKDLVELPKSHGIFRIHYNFQNGLPKIHEHDNKPAQAFGIFHEGRLVLFYSYESDLGDGWEDASVHGDSEERRDAALRMGTNVIIWALTH from the coding sequence ATGAAAAGATTCCTCACAATTTCACTGGCTTATCTTCTCTATTTTAATCTATCAGCGGTAATCGTTAACGGCTCAAAACCCGGACTGTTCACTATCGCTCGATTGCAATACGGCGGGGGTGGTGATTGGTATTCCGACCCAAGCAGCCTTCCGAACTTACTGCGGTTTATTGACGCCAATACAACTTTGAGAACAGATTTTAGAGAGGTAAGAGTCAAGGTGGAGAATGAAAACTTGTTCCGATATCCTGTTCTTTATATGACAGGTCACGGAAACATCAGGTTTACAAAATCCGAATCGGCGAGATTACGGGACTATCTCACCTCCGGCGGATTTCTATTTGCAGATGACAATTACGGTATGGACAGGTCCTTCCGCAGGGAGATAAAGAAAATATTCCCTGACAAAGATTTAGTTGAACTTCCGAAATCTCATGGAATCTTTCGGATACATTACAATTTTCAAAACGGATTACCTAAAATTCATGAGCATGATAATAAACCCGCGCAGGCTTTCGGAATCTTTCACGAAGGAAGACTCGTACTATTCTATAGTTACGAAAGTGACCTTGGAGACGGCTGGGAAGATGCCTCGGTTCACGGTGACTCCGAGGAACGTCGCGACGCAGCTTTAAGAATGGGAACGAATGTTATTATATGGGCATTAACACATTAA
- a CDS encoding transcription elongation factor GreA: protein MSDKYFFKQEEYDELMAQLKEMKGPEKTSVQKAISSARAQGDLSENAEYHASRERLSMLMTKIQDLEDKLANSEVYDPADRPKGQVFVGSKVVIENVDSGVVLEGEVVSMPMFKSEMMEISTKSPVGKAILGKSVGDEVTVESERGTNRWRVTKVE, encoded by the coding sequence ATGAGCGACAAATATTTTTTTAAACAGGAAGAGTATGACGAGCTGATGGCGCAGCTCAAAGAGATGAAAGGACCTGAAAAAACTTCTGTCCAGAAAGCGATCTCCAGCGCCAGAGCGCAGGGAGATTTAAGCGAAAACGCAGAATATCACGCCTCCCGCGAGAGGCTTTCTATGCTTATGACGAAAATTCAGGATTTGGAAGATAAGCTTGCTAATTCGGAAGTTTATGACCCGGCGGATCGTCCGAAAGGTCAGGTCTTTGTCGGTTCGAAGGTAGTAATTGAGAATGTGGATTCAGGCGTAGTTCTTGAAGGGGAAGTTGTATCTATGCCTATGTTTAAAAGTGAGATGATGGAAATTTCCACAAAGTCACCTGTGGGTAAGGCAATCTTGGGTAAAAGCGTGGGGGATGAGGTTACTGTCGAATCCGAGCGGGGTACGAACAGGTGGAGAGTCACAAAAGTCGAATAA
- a CDS encoding asparagine synthetase B — translation MRLIFTLAFALISFSNLSAQKILIPMNLSQTNHLKAYGITFWALERGLEVEWLLNYRGGSFMFDYSDKIARECRVRGVSFERPSANDIINIYSDIEANNMEVILLEKAPKIAVYTPSNAQPWDDAVTLALAYAEIEYDKLWDPDVLRGSLSKYDWLHLHHEDFTGQYGKFYASYHNAPWYIQQQIQYEKLASDFGYSSVSEEKKAVAKTINEYVTDGGFLFAMCSATDSYDIALAAEGIDIVGMPFDMSPVDSDIKLNYDKTLAFKDFKLVTDPMIYEFSDIDAVPGSGAAPRPVETDYFSLFEFSAKHDPVPTMLTQNHVGVLKGFMGQTTSFRRSLIKDHVVIMGDVESSDEVKYIHGNSGKGTFTFLGGHDPEDPRHYVNDPPTNLDLHRNSPGYRLILNNVLFPAARKKPQKT, via the coding sequence ATGAGACTTATTTTTACACTCGCATTCGCTCTGATAAGTTTCTCGAATCTCTCAGCTCAGAAAATACTTATACCGATGAACCTGTCCCAAACCAACCACCTAAAAGCTTACGGAATAACGTTTTGGGCTCTCGAAAGGGGCTTGGAAGTCGAATGGCTTTTGAATTACAGAGGCGGTTCATTTATGTTTGACTATTCGGATAAAATTGCCCGCGAATGCAGAGTCCGTGGAGTCAGCTTCGAAAGACCTTCCGCTAACGATATAATCAATATTTACTCTGATATCGAAGCCAATAATATGGAAGTTATTCTCCTGGAAAAAGCGCCGAAAATAGCAGTATATACTCCTTCGAACGCTCAACCCTGGGATGACGCCGTGACCCTCGCTCTCGCTTATGCTGAGATTGAATACGATAAACTTTGGGACCCGGATGTACTCAGAGGAAGCTTATCGAAATACGATTGGCTTCACCTCCACCACGAAGATTTTACCGGACAATACGGTAAATTTTACGCATCATATCACAATGCGCCATGGTATATACAGCAACAAATTCAATATGAAAAATTGGCATCGGATTTTGGATATTCAAGTGTTTCAGAGGAGAAAAAAGCTGTAGCAAAAACGATTAATGAATACGTAACAGATGGCGGGTTTCTTTTTGCTATGTGTTCAGCCACCGACAGCTATGACATTGCATTGGCTGCCGAAGGAATAGACATCGTCGGCATGCCATTCGATATGAGCCCGGTTGATTCCGACATTAAATTGAATTATGATAAAACATTAGCGTTCAAAGATTTCAAACTTGTTACCGACCCTATGATTTATGAGTTTTCCGACATTGACGCCGTACCGGGAAGCGGCGCCGCTCCGCGTCCCGTTGAAACGGATTATTTTTCGCTCTTTGAATTTTCCGCCAAACATGATCCTGTACCTACAATGTTAACACAAAACCATGTGGGAGTGCTAAAGGGATTTATGGGACAGACCACTTCGTTCCGAAGGTCTCTTATAAAGGATCACGTGGTCATTATGGGAGATGTGGAATCGTCTGACGAAGTAAAATATATTCACGGAAATAGCGGAAAGGGCACATTCACTTTTCTCGGAGGGCACGATCCGGAGGACCCGCGACACTACGTAAACGATCCGCCCACAAATCTTGATCTGCACCGGAATTCACCCGGTTACAGGCTGATATTAAACAATGTTCTCTTTCCCGCAGCACGGAAAAAACCACAAAAAACCTGA
- a CDS encoding DUF456 domain-containing protein — MNILFGILFWIVLIAGVAVTPLGLPGTFIIAVSVLIFDVLTDFEGFNSALIVFLFVLAVLMEILEATLSGYMAKRFGGSKLSIFGAIAGGLIGAIWGTMIFPVIGTLLGAFLGAFIGAFLGEYFLSREFDRSLLAGIGAFVGAVGGKTMKTITALAMVVTVGFYYF; from the coding sequence TTGAACATTTTATTTGGGATTCTGTTCTGGATCGTGTTGATTGCGGGTGTGGCGGTTACTCCTCTCGGGTTACCCGGCACATTCATTATTGCGGTATCTGTCTTGATTTTTGATGTTCTGACCGATTTCGAGGGCTTTAATTCGGCGTTGATAGTTTTTCTATTCGTTCTCGCAGTCCTGATGGAAATCCTTGAAGCCACGTTATCGGGTTATATGGCAAAGCGGTTCGGCGGTTCAAAGTTGTCTATATTCGGCGCAATTGCAGGCGGATTGATCGGCGCCATTTGGGGAACAATGATTTTTCCGGTAATCGGCACTCTATTAGGAGCCTTTCTCGGCGCGTTCATCGGAGCATTTCTTGGTGAATATTTCCTTTCCCGCGAATTCGACCGTTCGTTGCTTGCAGGCATCGGAGCATTCGTCGGCGCAGTCGGCGGAAAAACGATGAAAACAATAACTGCCCTTGCAATGGTCGTCACAGTAGGGTTTTATTACTTTTAG
- a CDS encoding AI-2E family transporter, with translation MIPQVAEQQSALKYTTRLIVTLGSIAALFYFLPRLEDIIILFLISLLLYSLLVPLVNNFESKGIPRALSIIIVFLIGFLVVGLVFNLIIPPIRAEAESLSATIATQGPDKVFQNMSEFIESRFPMLDAKMITSKLGSYLSTSLQKGIGIVFSLVSVFTSTLIVLFMTFFFLKDQRIIKKNLIGMVPNRFFEMSLVMVYRIENQLGSYIRGVLLDGLIVAILSSIGLAILGIPYFYIVGIIAGLTNMIPYMGPIIGATVAIIVALMTSHPAGLAIILWIALLFAVVQLIDNIFITPIVVSNAVNLHPLVVMIAVLIGGSLLGVTGLIFAIPLTSIFKVVIEELVKSLKSYRIV, from the coding sequence ATGATACCACAAGTAGCGGAACAGCAATCAGCTTTAAAATACACTACCCGATTGATTGTCACTTTAGGCAGCATTGCCGCCTTATTTTATTTCCTTCCCCGTTTGGAAGATATTATAATTCTTTTCTTGATTTCTCTCCTGCTTTATTCGCTTCTCGTACCTCTTGTCAATAACTTCGAGAGCAAAGGAATACCCCGAGCATTATCTATAATCATAGTTTTTCTAATAGGATTCCTCGTGGTAGGACTTGTATTTAATTTGATCATACCTCCAATCAGAGCGGAGGCGGAGTCGCTAAGCGCTACCATTGCGACACAGGGACCTGATAAAGTTTTTCAGAACATGAGTGAATTTATAGAATCCCGCTTTCCCATGCTGGACGCAAAAATGATTACGAGCAAACTCGGGAGCTATCTCTCCACATCGCTGCAAAAAGGAATCGGAATTGTGTTCAGTCTTGTTTCTGTTTTTACATCGACGCTGATAGTCCTGTTCATGACGTTCTTCTTTCTAAAAGACCAACGGATTATAAAAAAGAATCTCATCGGGATGGTACCTAACAGGTTCTTCGAGATGTCTCTCGTTATGGTTTACAGGATTGAAAACCAGCTTGGAAGCTATATCAGGGGCGTCCTTCTCGACGGACTTATAGTGGCCATTCTTAGTTCAATCGGATTAGCTATCCTCGGGATTCCCTATTTCTATATAGTAGGAATTATTGCAGGGCTTACCAATATGATACCTTATATGGGGCCGATCATTGGAGCCACTGTGGCAATTATAGTCGCCCTGATGACAAGCCACCCTGCCGGTTTAGCAATCATCCTCTGGATAGCTCTTTTATTTGCTGTTGTTCAGCTGATCGATAATATATTCATTACACCGATCGTTGTTTCCAATGCCGTCAACCTTCATCCGCTTGTAGTAATGATAGCTGTCCTCATCGGAGGCAGTTTACTCGGCGTAACCGGATTGATTTTTGCTATTCCACTCACGAGCATCTTCAAGGTAGTTATAGAGGAATTGGTAAAGAGTCTCAAGAGTTACCGAATAGTCTGA
- a CDS encoding tetratricopeptide repeat protein → MILRLAVYLFLLMSFSLSLSAQTGKTDVQLRRARDLQSAGKLDEAVAILENLNNDYPSNIAISNFLKNTYLKLADYDKVLSLLNRGLSLNPANWRIETEIVDVYLKLDKREKAITLANRLIAARPNNYSVYKTLALVMNNNRLYDETVKIYKSAQKSLKNPSQVTRDLANFYSSRLSYSNATDEFVKFLDADPNNYNYVRRRLSRFNTDSVTVSIVLSRLELGLDRRPENQNLRHLVADYHYRTGNFSQAYEEFILLEENNDSDGRLLLNFIENLKEDKQYLLAILASRKLMALHPAGKYYPKVHFLLAELTELSETAPPFSEINYSPLFPLFEMQKINESPGVPKSILLYDSVATIYGNSLISAKAYYNIGRIYFDRLQNLDEAESSFKKSIQSHGGLYIVEPALLKLADISLERGDLIKAENEYLQLSESAVSKEIRANAQLSVSRIEYYKGEFDSALYHLNDFIFESNFEDPLMNDALELSILIESSRNSKNAESENALLLYAKADLLSHRRRSSEARQAYLTLLEDYPDSPVSDNALFKAAEMSAIMGRFKESLGQFDNFLILFPESELADRALLAAGEVSERGMKDSNGAIMYYERLLIEHPRSLYGKIARNKVRKLTQLRRAN, encoded by the coding sequence ATGATTCTCAGACTGGCGGTCTATTTATTTCTATTAATGAGTTTTTCCTTATCTCTATCAGCTCAGACAGGTAAAACCGATGTTCAGCTGCGGCGGGCGAGAGATCTTCAAAGTGCAGGGAAACTCGATGAAGCTGTGGCAATACTCGAAAATCTCAATAATGATTATCCTTCAAATATTGCTATCTCTAATTTTTTAAAAAATACATATCTCAAATTAGCTGATTATGACAAAGTTCTTTCCCTTCTTAACCGCGGGTTATCGCTTAATCCCGCGAATTGGCGGATAGAAACTGAAATTGTTGATGTATATTTGAAGCTGGATAAACGGGAAAAGGCGATCACTCTTGCGAATCGGCTAATCGCCGCTCGTCCGAATAACTATTCGGTATATAAAACCCTCGCTTTGGTGATGAACAATAACAGACTTTATGATGAAACTGTGAAGATATACAAAAGCGCTCAAAAAAGTTTGAAAAATCCGTCTCAAGTCACACGTGATCTGGCAAATTTCTACAGTTCGCGTTTGAGCTATTCAAACGCCACTGACGAATTCGTGAAGTTTCTTGACGCAGACCCGAATAACTATAATTACGTTCGTCGCCGACTTTCACGGTTTAACACTGACTCTGTCACAGTAAGCATAGTGCTAAGCCGACTTGAATTAGGACTTGATAGGCGACCTGAGAATCAAAATCTTAGGCATTTAGTCGCCGACTATCATTACAGGACTGGAAATTTCAGTCAGGCGTATGAAGAATTTATTCTGCTTGAGGAAAATAATGATTCGGACGGCAGACTTCTTTTGAACTTCATCGAAAATCTAAAAGAGGATAAGCAGTATCTATTAGCCATACTCGCCTCAAGAAAACTAATGGCTCTCCATCCCGCCGGCAAGTATTACCCTAAAGTACATTTTCTTCTTGCAGAGCTCACCGAACTGAGCGAAACAGCTCCACCCTTTTCAGAGATTAATTACTCTCCGCTGTTTCCATTATTCGAAATGCAGAAAATAAACGAGTCACCCGGTGTTCCTAAATCCATTTTGTTGTATGATTCGGTCGCCACTATATACGGGAACAGTCTGATTTCCGCAAAAGCATATTATAATATCGGCAGAATATACTTTGACCGGTTGCAAAACCTTGACGAAGCCGAATCCTCATTTAAAAAATCCATTCAATCCCATGGAGGATTATATATCGTTGAGCCTGCACTGCTTAAATTAGCGGATATTTCCCTTGAGCGGGGCGACCTGATAAAAGCGGAAAATGAATATTTGCAGCTTTCCGAATCCGCGGTATCAAAAGAAATTCGTGCTAATGCGCAATTATCAGTTTCACGGATTGAATATTACAAAGGTGAATTCGACAGCGCGCTATATCATTTAAATGACTTTATCTTCGAATCAAATTTTGAAGATCCTCTTATGAACGACGCTCTCGAACTTAGTATCTTAATTGAATCAAGTAGAAACAGTAAAAATGCAGAATCAGAAAACGCTTTGCTGTTATACGCAAAAGCGGATCTGTTATCTCATCGGCGGCGCAGTTCGGAAGCAAGGCAGGCTTACCTTACGCTGCTGGAGGATTATCCTGATTCGCCTGTTTCAGACAATGCCCTTTTCAAGGCTGCTGAAATGTCCGCTATAATGGGCAGATTCAAGGAATCACTCGGTCAATTTGACAATTTTTTAATTCTGTTTCCCGAATCCGAATTAGCCGATAGAGCTTTATTGGCGGCAGGAGAAGTAAGCGAAAGGGGAATGAAAGATTCCAACGGCGCCATTATGTATTATGAACGGCTTCTCATAGAACACCCCCGAAGTCTTTACGGCAAGATAGCGAGGAATAAAGTCCGAAAATTAACCCAACTCAGGCGCGCAAATTAA
- a CDS encoding YjbQ family protein, with protein sequence MPSQFSINTRSSTEMVNITSQVQNELGKAEIKNGICTVFVPHTTAGITINEGADPDVADDLIMEINKIVPIQDGYKHLEGNSAAHLKTTFFGSSVQIPVEDGRLSLGTWQAIFLCEFDGPRNRRVVVQVLGK encoded by the coding sequence ATGCCGTCACAGTTTTCTATAAATACACGTTCTTCCACAGAGATGGTCAATATTACAAGCCAGGTTCAAAATGAGCTCGGCAAAGCTGAAATAAAAAACGGAATATGCACGGTCTTTGTACCGCATACTACCGCTGGAATAACCATTAACGAAGGGGCAGACCCCGATGTAGCGGACGATTTGATAATGGAAATAAATAAAATCGTTCCGATTCAAGACGGATATAAGCACTTAGAGGGAAATTCGGCTGCCCACCTGAAGACAACATTCTTTGGATCATCCGTTCAGATTCCGGTGGAGGACGGTCGTCTCAGCTTAGGCACGTGGCAGGCGATTTTTCTTTGCGAATTTGACGGCCCACGAAATCGGAGAGTTGTCGTGCAGGTATTAGGAAAATAA
- a CDS encoding cyclic nucleotide-binding domain-containing protein, with the protein MNNDSVWSNIFNLGKGESEAASAIRKVPIFESLSKKEIAAVEKLIHKRQYSLNEDIFREKDPGGGMYIIMDGSVSIIKNHGGATEETLATLEDGDFFGEIALLDESPRTATAISLEESSILGFYRTDLYELVERRPKLAIKIIVNLARVVSERLRHSNANAQQLREIVASLENNSDSSK; encoded by the coding sequence ATGAATAATGATTCGGTTTGGAGTAACATTTTTAATCTCGGAAAAGGCGAATCCGAGGCAGCCAGTGCGATTCGAAAAGTTCCCATTTTTGAATCACTTTCCAAAAAAGAAATTGCGGCGGTTGAAAAGCTTATTCATAAGCGTCAGTACAGCTTAAACGAAGATATTTTCCGGGAAAAGGACCCCGGCGGCGGTATGTATATCATTATGGACGGTTCGGTTTCTATCATAAAAAATCATGGCGGCGCTACCGAGGAAACGCTCGCAACTCTTGAGGACGGTGATTTTTTCGGGGAAATAGCGCTTCTGGACGAATCGCCGCGCACAGCGACAGCAATCAGCTTAGAGGAATCAAGCATCCTCGGTTTTTATCGAACAGACCTTTATGAACTTGTGGAACGCCGACCGAAGCTTGCTATCAAAATAATTGTTAATCTTGCCAGGGTTGTCAGTGAACGTCTCAGGCATTCGAACGCCAATGCTCAGCAACTTCGTGAGATAGTAGCCTCATTGGAAAATAACAGCGATTCAAGTAAATGA
- a CDS encoding peptidoglycan DD-metalloendopeptidase family protein, whose product MKRMLKVYSVLIIAYALLIADPLYSQSSNNIEDKIYDRGEELEDLRTTINDLKQELRQKKSTEINVLHQLGNLGKKLDYTNRLIARLGQEIQIRNRGVTESRMAVNASKNHIVKLKKRFAKRAVKMYKTGTYSDFELLLTSASVSQFFYRLKYMKIINDYDRKLYSSIGAAIKNLNEKENFLLREISEREKIIDENENEKRNLSKNRKDRRKLLKRVRKDKGALTQLVREKEIAAKQVEAIITALEDERKRLIELARLRKVPIEELTFDAEFASHKGKLIWPIVGRVIAKFGRRRHPQLKTITQNSGIDIAGKDGAEVVSVLRGRITSITWIRGFGNTLIIDHGAGYYSVYTHLGEIYVIPNEIVAAGQKIATLSDSGLEDVVILHFEIWHNREKQNPALWLRKPL is encoded by the coding sequence ATGAAAAGAATGTTAAAAGTTTACTCTGTCTTAATTATAGCATACGCTTTATTAATCGCGGATCCATTGTATTCCCAATCATCCAATAATATTGAAGATAAGATCTATGACAGGGGAGAGGAATTGGAAGATCTGAGAACTACGATAAATGACCTGAAACAAGAGCTGAGACAAAAAAAATCCACCGAAATAAACGTGTTGCATCAACTTGGTAATCTCGGGAAGAAGCTCGATTACACTAATCGTCTGATAGCAAGACTTGGGCAGGAGATCCAAATCAGAAACAGAGGTGTGACCGAATCGAGAATGGCGGTGAATGCATCAAAAAATCACATTGTTAAACTGAAAAAAAGATTCGCCAAGCGTGCCGTGAAAATGTATAAGACAGGAACTTACAGCGACTTTGAATTGTTATTGACATCAGCCAGTGTCAGCCAGTTTTTCTATCGGCTGAAATATATGAAAATCATCAACGACTATGACAGGAAATTGTATTCTTCAATCGGTGCGGCTATTAAAAATTTAAATGAAAAAGAGAATTTTTTATTAAGGGAGATTAGCGAACGAGAAAAAATTATTGACGAAAATGAGAATGAAAAGCGAAATCTGTCCAAAAACAGAAAAGACAGGCGGAAGTTGCTGAAAAGAGTTCGGAAAGATAAGGGAGCGTTGACGCAACTTGTACGGGAAAAGGAAATTGCCGCGAAACAGGTGGAAGCAATTATTACCGCTTTGGAAGATGAACGAAAGCGGTTAATAGAGCTTGCCCGGTTACGTAAAGTACCTATCGAAGAGCTCACATTTGATGCGGAATTCGCGAGTCACAAGGGGAAATTAATCTGGCCGATAGTCGGAAGAGTAATCGCAAAATTCGGCAGAAGAAGACATCCGCAGCTGAAGACTATTACCCAGAATTCAGGAATAGACATAGCGGGAAAAGACGGTGCGGAGGTTGTATCGGTTCTCAGAGGAAGAATTACGAGTATTACATGGATTAGGGGTTTCGGAAATACGCTTATCATTGACCACGGAGCCGGCTATTATTCAGTTTACACTCATCTCGGAGAGATTTATGTTATTCCGAACGAAATAGTGGCAGCCGGTCAAAAAATCGCCACGCTGAGTGATTCCGGTTTAGAAGACGTTGTAATTCTGCATTTTGAAATCTGGCATAACCGCGAAAAGCAGAATCCTGCGTTATGGCTAAGGAAACCGCTATAA